Proteins found in one Paludisphaera rhizosphaerae genomic segment:
- a CDS encoding RidA family protein: MTSKVKITTTHENGRTLASSGSPWEGKIGYSRAVRVRDQIHVTGTVGIEADGTYAPTLAGQTRRAFDIIVAALEALGGKPADVVRTRIYVTDVSKWQEVGEVHGELFGDIRPALTMVQVSALIDKEAVVEIEVEALVQDEARPA, encoded by the coding sequence ATGACCTCCAAGGTGAAGATCACGACGACTCACGAGAACGGCCGGACGCTCGCCTCCAGCGGATCGCCGTGGGAAGGGAAGATCGGCTACTCCCGGGCCGTTCGGGTTCGCGACCAGATCCACGTCACCGGCACGGTCGGGATCGAGGCCGACGGCACCTACGCTCCGACCTTGGCGGGTCAGACGCGACGCGCCTTCGATATCATCGTCGCGGCGCTTGAAGCCCTGGGCGGCAAGCCTGCGGACGTCGTGCGTACGCGGATCTACGTCACCGACGTCTCGAAGTGGCAGGAAGTCGGCGAGGTCCACGGCGAACTCTTCGGCGACATCCGCCCGGCCCTGACGATGGTTCAGGTCTCCGCCCTGATCGACAAGGAAGCTGTGGTCGAGATCGAGGTGGAAGCCCTCGTGCAGGACGAGGCGCGACCAGCCTGA
- a CDS encoding c-type cytochrome — protein sequence MSNPDPAPSPVSQTTSSPLPWILLGLVLMLVSGAVGYLSFAPEVEPPPMEIRDDDFLMEGRSVFLTRCVPCHGTSGKGNGPLSASFGGEQIGDLTDGKWKHGDKPADVLRVIRVGVPGSRMAAWGPLLDEAQIRAVAGYCYALSRQPVPESLRKAEPL from the coding sequence TTGTCGAACCCTGACCCCGCTCCGTCGCCCGTTTCCCAGACAACCTCCTCGCCCCTCCCCTGGATCCTGCTCGGCCTTGTCCTGATGCTGGTCTCGGGGGCGGTTGGTTATCTCAGCTTCGCGCCGGAGGTCGAGCCGCCGCCGATGGAGATCCGCGACGACGACTTCCTGATGGAGGGCCGATCAGTCTTCTTGACGCGGTGCGTCCCCTGTCATGGGACGTCGGGCAAGGGGAACGGGCCGTTGTCGGCGAGCTTCGGCGGGGAGCAGATCGGCGACCTCACCGACGGTAAGTGGAAGCACGGCGACAAGCCGGCGGACGTCTTGCGGGTGATCCGCGTCGGCGTCCCCGGCTCGCGGATGGCCGCCTGGGGGCCACTGCTGGACGAGGCCCAGATCCGGGCCGTCGCCGGGTATTGCTACGCCCTGTCGCGGCAGCCCGTGCCGGAATCGCTCCGGAAGGCCGAGCCGCTCTGA
- a CDS encoding MFS transporter: MPLDSDFPQDPQPPSRIAWLVVAMLIPVALLNYLDRQMVATMKTSIMADVPGLEDRAQWGFMLGSFKWIYAVLSPFGGYIADRFGRRLVIGGSLLVWSAVTMATGFVTDYHGLVATRALMGISEAFYIPAALALIADYHRGSTRSRAVGVHQAGIYAGQIIGAYAGHVADSPALGWRFAFQACGVIGMIYALPLLLILRDRPTKPAEEKHREASMFSALGELLRNRDYRLLVIYFTLPAIAGWVVRDWMPDILKERFSLTQGNAGVYAVLPVQLASMAGVVLGGWLADMGMRRTDRGRILVSAAGMILFLPSLFGVGFSEHLGLAVAFLVLYGIGWGFFDCNNMPILSQIVPADRRALGYGLMNLVSISTGGFADWGFGALRDRNIPLTMIFGGFALIALASAAVVLAIRPRRDLAEKPEPAA; encoded by the coding sequence ATGCCCCTCGACTCCGACTTCCCCCAGGACCCGCAGCCGCCCTCGCGAATCGCCTGGTTGGTGGTGGCGATGCTCATCCCGGTCGCGCTGCTGAACTACCTCGATCGGCAAATGGTCGCGACGATGAAGACGTCGATCATGGCCGACGTGCCGGGGCTTGAGGACCGGGCGCAATGGGGATTCATGCTCGGATCGTTCAAGTGGATCTACGCGGTGTTGAGCCCATTTGGAGGCTACATTGCGGACCGCTTCGGGCGACGGCTGGTGATCGGCGGCAGCCTGCTGGTCTGGTCGGCCGTGACGATGGCGACGGGCTTCGTGACCGACTACCACGGCCTGGTCGCCACCCGGGCATTGATGGGGATCAGCGAGGCCTTTTACATCCCCGCGGCGCTGGCGTTGATCGCCGACTACCACCGCGGGTCGACGCGATCCCGGGCGGTCGGCGTCCATCAGGCGGGCATCTATGCGGGGCAGATCATCGGCGCCTATGCAGGACACGTCGCCGACTCTCCCGCCCTGGGCTGGCGGTTCGCCTTCCAGGCGTGCGGGGTGATCGGAATGATTTACGCCCTACCACTTCTGTTGATCCTCCGCGATCGGCCCACAAAGCCGGCGGAAGAGAAGCATCGAGAGGCCTCGATGTTCTCCGCGCTGGGGGAGTTGCTGAGGAACCGCGATTATCGCCTGCTCGTCATTTACTTCACGCTTCCTGCCATCGCCGGCTGGGTCGTCCGCGACTGGATGCCCGACATCCTCAAGGAGCGGTTCAGCCTGACCCAGGGGAACGCGGGCGTCTACGCCGTGCTCCCCGTGCAGTTGGCCTCAATGGCCGGGGTGGTCCTGGGCGGTTGGCTGGCCGATATGGGGATGCGCCGCACCGACCGGGGCCGGATCCTCGTGAGCGCGGCCGGCATGATCCTGTTCCTGCCGTCCCTGTTCGGCGTCGGCTTCTCCGAGCACCTGGGGCTGGCCGTGGCGTTCCTGGTGCTTTACGGCATCGGCTGGGGCTTCTTCGACTGCAACAACATGCCGATCCTCTCACAGATCGTCCCGGCCGACAGGCGTGCCCTGGGCTACGGGCTGATGAACCTGGTGAGCATCAGCACCGGCGGCTTCGCAGACTGGGGCTTTGGCGCACTCCGCGACCGCAACATCCCCCTCACGATGATCTTCGGCGGCTTCGCTCTCATCGCGTTGGCCTCCGCCGCCGTCGTCCTCGCCATCCGCCCGCGACGCGACCTCGCCGAGAAGCCCGAGCCCGCCGCTTGA
- a CDS encoding DUF4832 domain-containing protein produces the protein MNRFAAIATILALTLHPAFAEDPPREVVHPVDDGRALVNPDMGWTLHYYSNIITNYGSKLEPSDTLADFPGLSTVYLRVPWAFLEPEEGKFNWSLFDTPARRFGARGIKVAIRVTSTESWMRDATPRWVQAAGAKGVNFAFGKGPAKDGPLWEPDYLDPVFLAKLDAFLAAMAKRYDGNPDVAFIDVGSFGMWGEGHTGFGAQLDDAQTLAAVKVHVDLYRKHFPRTLLAISDDVAGPDKPGAHQPATDYALSKGVTLRDDSILVQPPPRSWYHAEMAQAFWPKLPVVLEHEHYGGSKQRNAWDGGLLLKSVEDYHASYMSIHWWPRIELEENRETIDRINRRMGYRIQLRSASWPRETALGDPFTLETSWANAGVAPCYPTGFPALTLKDEKGGIVSVNVDESFDVRTLEVGPPEAAPVKAVRSEVVVAMPHRDPMGVFTVSTSPGTYDVFISVGRRDGAPVLALPLPNDDGARRYKLGRITLTGRKS, from the coding sequence ATGAACCGATTCGCGGCGATCGCGACCATCCTCGCCCTAACACTCCACCCCGCGTTCGCCGAGGATCCCCCCCGCGAGGTCGTCCATCCTGTCGACGACGGACGGGCGTTGGTGAATCCGGACATGGGCTGGACGCTCCATTACTACTCGAACATCATCACGAATTACGGCTCGAAGCTGGAGCCCTCGGACACGCTGGCGGATTTCCCCGGTCTGTCCACGGTCTACCTGCGCGTCCCCTGGGCGTTCCTGGAACCCGAGGAAGGCAAGTTCAACTGGTCGCTCTTCGACACCCCCGCCCGCCGGTTCGGCGCACGGGGGATCAAGGTCGCGATCCGGGTGACGTCCACCGAAAGCTGGATGCGCGACGCGACCCCGCGATGGGTCCAGGCGGCCGGGGCGAAGGGGGTGAATTTCGCCTTCGGCAAGGGGCCGGCCAAGGACGGGCCGCTCTGGGAGCCGGACTACCTGGACCCGGTTTTCCTCGCGAAGCTCGACGCGTTCCTCGCCGCGATGGCGAAGCGTTACGACGGCAACCCCGACGTCGCGTTCATCGACGTCGGTTCGTTCGGCATGTGGGGAGAGGGCCACACCGGCTTCGGGGCCCAGCTTGACGACGCACAGACGCTGGCCGCCGTAAAGGTCCACGTCGACCTCTACCGCAAGCACTTCCCCCGGACGCTCCTGGCGATCAGCGACGACGTCGCCGGCCCCGACAAACCTGGAGCCCACCAGCCGGCAACGGATTACGCCCTCTCAAAGGGCGTCACGCTCCGCGACGACAGCATCCTCGTCCAGCCGCCGCCTCGCTCCTGGTATCACGCCGAAATGGCCCAGGCATTCTGGCCGAAACTCCCCGTCGTCCTGGAGCACGAGCACTACGGCGGCTCCAAGCAGCGGAATGCCTGGGACGGCGGCCTGCTGCTGAAGTCGGTTGAGGACTACCACGCGAGCTACATGTCGATCCACTGGTGGCCGCGGATCGAGCTGGAGGAGAACCGCGAGACCATCGACCGAATCAATCGGCGGATGGGCTACCGGATTCAACTCCGCTCGGCTTCGTGGCCGCGCGAGACGGCGCTCGGCGACCCGTTCACCCTGGAAACCTCATGGGCGAACGCGGGCGTCGCCCCCTGCTATCCCACAGGCTTTCCGGCGCTGACGCTCAAGGACGAGAAGGGCGGAATCGTCTCGGTGAACGTCGACGAATCGTTCGACGTCCGCACGCTGGAGGTCGGCCCTCCCGAGGCCGCTCCCGTCAAAGCTGTTCGCTCGGAGGTCGTCGTGGCGATGCCTCACCGCGATCCGATGGGGGTCTTCACCGTCTCGACCTCGCCGGGGACGTACGACGTGTTCATCTCCGTCGGCCGCCGTGACGGCGCCCCTGTCCTCGCCCTTCCCTTGCCCAACGACGACGGTGCCCGCCGCTACAAGCTGGGGCGGATCACTCTGACCGGCCGAAAGTCCTGA
- a CDS encoding DeoR/GlpR family DNA-binding transcription regulator: MLTAERKRKLLEVLQSEGKILASELSRRFGVSEDTVRRDLRELDRAGFLQRVHGGALPRTPTSVEHKARQKESTDAKKRIGAAAAQLLRQGQLVALDAGTTPLAVLDRLAPDLSLTIVTHSLPAATVLAEHPRIEVVVIGGRLFKSARAGVGVATVDAYRLLRPDLCILGAAGLHPEAGVTTFDSEEAEVKRAMIAHAARVAVVVASEKLGTVAPHLITPAGRLTHLITDSAAADDLLAPYREMGVEVVAV; the protein is encoded by the coding sequence ATGCTCACGGCGGAACGTAAGCGGAAGCTTCTGGAGGTCCTCCAGAGCGAGGGGAAGATCCTGGCCTCGGAGTTGAGCCGGCGGTTCGGGGTCTCGGAAGACACCGTCCGCCGCGACCTTCGCGAGTTGGACCGCGCGGGCTTCCTCCAACGCGTCCATGGTGGAGCCTTGCCCCGGACGCCGACGTCGGTTGAGCACAAGGCGAGACAGAAGGAGTCGACCGACGCCAAGAAGCGAATCGGCGCGGCGGCGGCGCAGCTTCTGCGCCAGGGCCAGCTTGTGGCGCTCGACGCCGGCACGACGCCGCTGGCCGTTCTGGATCGGCTGGCGCCCGACCTCTCGCTGACGATCGTCACTCACAGCCTGCCGGCGGCGACCGTTCTGGCGGAGCACCCCAGGATCGAGGTCGTCGTCATCGGCGGCCGTCTATTCAAGTCGGCGCGGGCCGGAGTGGGTGTGGCCACGGTCGACGCCTACCGTCTCCTCCGTCCCGACCTCTGCATCCTGGGCGCAGCCGGCCTCCATCCCGAGGCCGGCGTGACGACCTTCGACAGTGAGGAGGCTGAGGTCAAACGTGCGATGATCGCCCATGCCGCGAGGGTCGCCGTGGTCGTCGCCAGCGAGAAGCTCGGCACGGTCGCGCCCCATCTCATCACCCCGGCCGGCCGGCTCACCCACCTGATCACCGATTCGGCCGCAGCCGACGACCTGCTCGCCCCCTATCGCGAGATGGGCGTCGAAGTCGTCGCCGTCTGA
- a CDS encoding MFS transporter, with protein sequence MDASTALKRFPFLPSALAGPERLATFGLFALDGVGFGSWAAYLPTYKASLGLRDGQLSIALFAMVVGSMASMPLSGRVLAQRSTRVVVLAGASSFCLTIPLVAFAAVTFGSMAGFVLAALLFGATKGIIDVSANAHAIGVEHDGAGPLLSTCHGGWSLGVLCGATAVAGALKIGMPPLLATFLIAAALLGLTAAASRVLTETKPEAVADRPARSVWPRGRLIPLAALAFLGLFCEGAMGDWATIFLSDVARASASAAAMGFAAYSLVMMCGRFAGDRFVAKLGPVGLLASSGLSVALGLGLAVLFRGYWPTVAGFAFVGLGVSNMVPILFRAAGRDGDSGAAIASVSIVGYLGFLVGPPLIGALSQYVGLASALSVVILFGLTIAAGAKFVGDSTKPEIDLSKNPPERTTHVQCEPTL encoded by the coding sequence ATGGATGCTTCGACGGCTTTGAAGAGGTTCCCCTTTCTCCCCTCGGCGCTGGCCGGACCGGAGCGGCTGGCGACCTTCGGATTGTTCGCGCTCGACGGCGTTGGATTCGGCTCGTGGGCGGCGTATCTGCCGACCTACAAGGCGAGCCTCGGCCTCAGAGACGGCCAACTAAGCATCGCGCTGTTCGCGATGGTCGTTGGAAGCATGGCCTCGATGCCCTTGTCGGGGCGGGTGCTCGCGCAACGAAGTACGCGGGTCGTGGTGCTGGCCGGGGCGTCGTCGTTCTGCCTGACGATTCCGCTCGTGGCCTTCGCCGCCGTGACGTTCGGGAGCATGGCCGGGTTCGTGCTGGCGGCGTTGCTGTTCGGTGCAACCAAGGGGATCATCGACGTCTCCGCGAACGCCCATGCGATCGGCGTTGAGCATGACGGGGCAGGGCCGTTGCTGTCGACCTGCCACGGCGGCTGGAGTTTGGGCGTCCTCTGCGGGGCGACGGCCGTTGCAGGGGCGCTGAAGATCGGGATGCCCCCCTTGCTGGCGACATTCCTGATCGCCGCCGCCTTGCTGGGCCTGACGGCCGCGGCCTCACGCGTGTTGACGGAGACGAAACCTGAGGCCGTCGCCGATCGTCCAGCACGCTCCGTCTGGCCTCGCGGGCGGTTGATTCCGCTGGCCGCGCTGGCGTTCCTCGGCCTCTTCTGCGAAGGGGCGATGGGAGACTGGGCTACGATCTTCCTCTCGGACGTGGCGCGGGCTTCGGCCTCGGCCGCGGCGATGGGGTTCGCGGCCTACTCGCTGGTGATGATGTGCGGCCGGTTCGCCGGCGACCGTTTCGTCGCCAAACTCGGGCCCGTGGGATTGCTGGCGAGCAGCGGATTGAGCGTCGCCCTGGGCCTGGGATTGGCTGTCCTCTTCCGCGGCTACTGGCCGACCGTCGCCGGCTTCGCATTCGTGGGGCTGGGCGTCTCAAACATGGTCCCGATTCTCTTCCGCGCCGCCGGCCGCGACGGCGATTCTGGCGCGGCGATCGCGTCGGTCTCGATCGTCGGCTACCTCGGCTTCCTCGTCGGCCCGCCGCTGATTGGAGCCCTCAGCCAGTACGTCGGCCTTGCGTCCGCCCTCTCCGTGGTGATCCTCTTCGGCCTGACCATCGCCGCCGGCGCGAAGTTCGTCGGCGACTCGACCAAACCCGAAATCGACCTGTCAAAAAACCCTCCAGAAAGAACCACTCATGTCCAGTGCGAACCGACCCTTTGA
- a CDS encoding Cof-type HAD-IIB family hydrolase, with amino-acid sequence MSSANRPFEYALAAIDIDETLIGPDKKIGLANRKAIAELQSRGCRVVLASGRRHANMLPYYAELGLDDYVVSCQGARVQHATTGEILHRAEVDPASAASLVAEGLARGFGILLWLDDQVLGQGDSRLIGKYEHLADDPVARVDLAAAVPQSAEKVVWLGEPDLINKTRAEMHDRLDNKLLTTITESWSLEFTALEADKRHGLAALALRLGIPREAVLAFGDGNNDAGMLAWAGMGVAMPHGRASAHAAARIVAPEGDRESALARGVEHLLRRPDGVMVA; translated from the coding sequence ATGTCCAGTGCGAACCGACCCTTTGAATATGCCCTCGCCGCCATCGACATCGACGAGACTCTGATCGGACCCGACAAGAAGATCGGATTGGCCAACCGGAAGGCGATCGCCGAATTGCAATCGCGCGGCTGCCGCGTGGTGCTGGCTTCCGGACGTCGGCACGCGAACATGTTGCCGTACTACGCGGAGTTGGGCCTGGACGACTACGTCGTCTCCTGCCAGGGGGCTCGCGTTCAGCACGCGACGACCGGCGAAATCCTCCACCGCGCCGAGGTCGACCCAGCGTCGGCCGCCTCGCTCGTCGCCGAGGGCCTGGCCCGCGGCTTTGGAATCCTCCTCTGGCTCGACGACCAGGTGTTGGGCCAGGGCGATTCCAGGTTGATCGGCAAGTACGAACACCTGGCCGACGATCCCGTGGCGCGCGTCGACCTGGCCGCGGCCGTCCCCCAATCGGCCGAGAAGGTCGTCTGGCTCGGCGAGCCTGATCTCATCAATAAGACCAGGGCCGAGATGCACGATCGGCTCGACAACAAGCTCCTGACCACGATCACCGAGTCCTGGTCGCTCGAATTCACGGCCCTTGAAGCGGACAAGCGCCACGGTCTGGCGGCGTTGGCGCTTCGGCTGGGAATCCCGCGTGAGGCCGTTCTCGCCTTCGGCGACGGCAACAACGACGCCGGGATGCTGGCCTGGGCCGGGATGGGAGTCGCCATGCCCCACGGCCGAGCCTCAGCCCACGCCGCCGCCCGTATCGTCGCCCCGGAAGGAGATCGGGAATCGGCCCTGGCGCGGGGCGTCGAGCACTTGCTTCGCCGGCCCGACGGGGTCATGGTGGCTTGA
- a CDS encoding amidohydrolase family protein, producing MRLLRFVIAWLLLVTGEAVADDGPIALTHVRLIDGSGGPAIDDTTIVIAGGRVLAAGPAATVPPGAAVRELRGKTVTPGLISDHSHIGQVRGVSVGAQNYTRETIEGELRQYRNYGVTTITALGNNGPLFETIRAEAHAGKTDGADLFGVDRAIGVPDGAPPQAMIKVGADQLFRPRNADEARAAVDAMADRKTDLVKIWLDDFGGGVPAKMSPAVYQAVIDQSHKRGVRVAAHIHDLADARAIVAAGADIIAHGVRDQPVDAEFIAALKAKGVWYIPTLALDDASFAWADQAAWTQTAFAKAAISPELAHQIDDSEWRAKILGDPKLKGSRTSLVMNQKNLKTLFDAGVKIGFGTDSGATPLRVAGIAEHRELALMVEAGLTPMQALTIATTHAAELLGLHDRGRIAAGLRADLIVFDADPLQEIGNSKTIRETWVLGRAYPRAAEAKP from the coding sequence ATGCGGCTCCTTCGATTCGTGATCGCCTGGCTGCTCCTCGTCACCGGGGAGGCGGTCGCCGATGACGGCCCCATCGCCCTCACTCACGTCCGGTTGATCGACGGAAGCGGTGGACCGGCGATCGACGATACGACGATCGTGATCGCCGGCGGACGGGTCCTCGCTGCTGGACCTGCCGCGACAGTCCCTCCCGGCGCGGCGGTCCGCGAACTTCGAGGCAAGACGGTGACTCCCGGTCTGATTTCGGATCACAGTCACATCGGCCAGGTCCGCGGCGTGAGCGTCGGCGCGCAGAATTACACTCGTGAGACGATTGAGGGCGAGCTTCGGCAGTATCGCAACTACGGCGTGACGACGATCACGGCCCTGGGGAACAACGGCCCGCTGTTCGAGACGATCCGCGCCGAGGCCCACGCCGGCAAGACCGACGGCGCGGACCTGTTCGGCGTCGACCGGGCCATCGGCGTGCCCGACGGCGCGCCGCCGCAGGCGATGATCAAGGTCGGCGCCGACCAGTTGTTTCGACCGCGCAACGCCGACGAAGCCCGCGCGGCGGTCGACGCGATGGCAGACCGCAAGACCGACCTCGTGAAGATCTGGCTCGACGACTTCGGCGGCGGCGTCCCGGCCAAGATGAGCCCGGCCGTTTACCAGGCGGTCATCGACCAGTCCCACAAGCGGGGCGTTCGCGTGGCTGCCCACATCCACGACCTGGCCGACGCCAGGGCGATCGTCGCCGCTGGCGCGGATATCATCGCCCACGGCGTTCGAGACCAACCCGTCGACGCCGAGTTCATCGCGGCTCTGAAGGCGAAGGGCGTCTGGTACATCCCGACGCTCGCCCTCGACGACGCATCCTTCGCCTGGGCCGATCAGGCCGCCTGGACTCAGACCGCGTTCGCAAAGGCCGCGATTTCGCCGGAGTTGGCCCATCAGATCGACGATTCGGAATGGCGAGCGAAGATCCTGGGCGATCCGAAGTTGAAAGGGTCGCGGACGTCGCTCGTCATGAATCAGAAGAACCTGAAGACGCTGTTCGACGCGGGCGTCAAAATCGGCTTCGGCACGGACAGCGGAGCCACTCCCTTGCGAGTCGCCGGCATCGCCGAGCACCGTGAACTGGCCCTGATGGTCGAGGCGGGCCTGACTCCGATGCAGGCCCTGACCATCGCCACGACTCACGCCGCTGAACTGCTCGGTCTGCACGACCGCGGCCGAATTGCTGCGGGCCTTCGCGCCGACCTCATCGTCTTCGACGCCGATCCCTTGCAGGAGATCGGGAACAGCAAGACGATCCGCGAGACCTGGGTTCTCGGCCGCGCGTATCCCCGCGCGGCCGAAGCGAAGCCCTGA
- the hmpA gene encoding NO-inducible flavohemoprotein: MLRPETIEIIKRITPAVAANAEAITRRFYPRMFAGNPEVLAYFNQAHQHSGGQQRALAGSICAYFAHIDNPAVLAPAIELIAQKHCSLGIKPEHYPIVGKHLLAAIRDVFGEAATDEVIGAVAEAYGFLADVCINREATIYQAQREAVGGWNGYREFIVDRKVPESAEVTSLYLRPADGGPLPTFEPGQYLTIRVDLPRTPTSPRNYSLSDRPGLDHYRISVKRESKLAVDAPDGLVSNHLHDDVQVGDRLEIGPPCGEFTLSEDDRPVVLLAGGIGVTPLLSMAKHHVHTGRRAPLHLLHAARNSRARAFADEIKKLDELPNVTTHVLFDQPLADDLDNGLCDGVGVVSADFLRRWAPVDKAVFYFCGPRPFMRGVYTALKELGVDEDRIRYEFFGPRQDVTAPALASA, encoded by the coding sequence ATGCTTCGGCCCGAGACGATCGAGATCATCAAGCGAATCACGCCCGCCGTGGCGGCGAACGCCGAGGCGATCACCCGGCGGTTCTACCCCCGGATGTTCGCCGGCAACCCCGAGGTCCTGGCGTACTTCAACCAGGCGCACCAGCATTCTGGAGGGCAGCAGCGAGCGTTGGCGGGGTCGATCTGCGCCTATTTCGCGCACATCGACAACCCCGCGGTGCTCGCCCCGGCGATCGAATTGATCGCTCAGAAGCACTGTTCCCTGGGGATCAAGCCGGAACATTATCCGATCGTCGGCAAGCACCTCCTGGCGGCGATCCGCGACGTCTTCGGCGAGGCGGCCACCGACGAGGTGATCGGGGCTGTCGCGGAAGCGTACGGCTTCCTGGCGGACGTCTGCATCAACCGCGAGGCCACGATCTATCAGGCCCAGCGCGAGGCGGTCGGAGGCTGGAACGGCTATCGCGAGTTCATCGTCGATCGCAAGGTCCCCGAAAGCGCGGAGGTGACCTCGCTGTACCTCCGGCCGGCCGACGGCGGACCGCTGCCGACATTCGAGCCAGGTCAGTATCTCACGATCCGCGTCGACCTCCCCAGGACGCCGACGTCCCCCCGCAATTACAGCCTCTCGGATCGTCCTGGGCTGGATCACTATCGGATCAGCGTCAAGCGTGAGTCGAAGCTCGCCGTGGACGCGCCGGACGGCCTGGTCTCCAACCACCTGCACGACGACGTCCAGGTCGGCGACAGGCTGGAGATCGGCCCCCCCTGCGGCGAATTCACCCTCTCTGAAGACGATCGACCGGTCGTCCTGCTCGCGGGCGGTATCGGCGTGACGCCGCTGCTGTCGATGGCCAAGCACCACGTCCATACCGGCCGGCGCGCCCCGCTGCATCTCCTGCATGCCGCGAGGAACAGCCGGGCCCGAGCTTTCGCCGACGAGATCAAGAAGCTGGACGAGTTGCCGAACGTCACGACGCACGTCCTCTTCGACCAACCCCTGGCCGACGATCTCGACAACGGGCTTTGCGACGGCGTCGGGGTGGTGAGCGCCGACTTCCTCCGGCGCTGGGCTCCGGTCGACAAGGCTGTCTTCTACTTTTGCGGTCCCCGACCATTCATGCGAGGCGTCTATACCGCGCTCAAGGAACTCGGCGTCGACGAGGATCGAATCCGCTACGAGTTCTTCGGCCCTCGCCAGGACGTGACCGCCCCGGCGCTGGCGTCGGCCTGA
- a CDS encoding RrF2 family transcriptional regulator codes for MLPKTAEYALRAAVCLAGMPGRPASADVLAERTKTPRSYLNRVLQDMAKAGLVHSRSGPGGGYELARATEDVTILDVVEAVAPIERIRHCPLGLPSHTTLCPLHRELDRAYATVEAAFRGVTLKDLIDSTDPIVPLCDIKREG; via the coding sequence ATGTTGCCGAAGACGGCGGAATATGCCTTGCGGGCTGCGGTCTGTCTGGCGGGAATGCCAGGACGGCCGGCGTCGGCTGACGTGCTGGCGGAGCGGACGAAGACGCCCCGGTCCTATCTGAACCGGGTCTTGCAGGACATGGCGAAGGCGGGGCTGGTCCATTCGCGATCCGGCCCGGGCGGCGGTTATGAGCTGGCCAGGGCCACGGAGGACGTGACGATTCTCGACGTGGTTGAGGCTGTGGCTCCCATCGAGCGGATTCGCCACTGTCCACTCGGTCTGCCGTCGCATACGACGCTCTGTCCGTTGCATCGCGAGCTGGATCGGGCCTATGCCACGGTCGAGGCTGCGTTCCGAGGGGTGACGCTCAAGGATCTGATCGACTCCACCGACCCGATCGTCCCTCTGTGCGACATCAAACGGGAGGGGTAG
- a CDS encoding glycosyltransferase family 2 protein → MTPKLTLAIPTFNGERHLAEALSGILSQECRPFDLLVCDDRSDDETAAMVRALTGDRARVEVNPERLGLAGNWNRCIRLARTPWVAVFHQDDVMRPGDLARRFEVLERPWTNPPGLIAEPADVIDGAGRPLASDVVEPGGLVGTFTEPAVEFPPGAFVAHLAEGNVLRCSAVTTNREAHQAVGGFDPKLRYVVDWDFWLRVADRFGVAWINGEPKVSVRWHGASETHRFKASLDDLEETQGLLTRRGVRPGRRLARAYLNRAHDALRAGRVDLARRALGRALHISPTILGTILADPKLAAQMASLAIAPGLAGRWFGRRPPTPPV, encoded by the coding sequence ATGACCCCCAAGCTCACCCTCGCGATCCCCACGTTCAACGGCGAGCGTCACCTGGCGGAAGCCCTGTCGGGGATCCTGAGCCAGGAATGCCGCCCGTTCGACCTGCTCGTCTGCGACGACCGATCGGACGACGAGACCGCCGCGATGGTTCGCGCCCTGACCGGCGACCGGGCCCGAGTCGAGGTCAACCCTGAGCGTCTGGGCCTCGCCGGCAACTGGAACCGCTGCATCAGGCTCGCGCGAACGCCCTGGGTCGCCGTCTTCCACCAGGACGACGTGATGCGGCCCGGCGACCTCGCCCGCCGTTTCGAGGTTCTGGAAAGACCCTGGACAAACCCGCCGGGCCTGATCGCCGAGCCGGCCGACGTGATCGACGGAGCGGGCCGTCCTCTCGCGTCGGACGTGGTCGAGCCTGGCGGTCTTGTGGGAACTTTCACCGAGCCGGCCGTCGAATTCCCTCCCGGCGCTTTCGTCGCACACCTGGCCGAAGGAAATGTCCTGCGGTGTTCGGCCGTGACGACGAACCGGGAGGCTCACCAGGCGGTCGGCGGGTTCGACCCGAAGCTGCGGTACGTCGTCGACTGGGACTTCTGGCTCCGCGTCGCCGATCGCTTCGGAGTCGCCTGGATCAACGGCGAGCCCAAAGTCTCCGTCCGCTGGCACGGCGCCAGCGAAACGCACCGCTTCAAGGCGAGTCTCGACGATCTGGAGGAGACCCAGGGGCTACTCACCCGTCGAGGCGTTCGCCCCGGCCGGCGCCTCGCCCGCGCCTACCTCAACCGCGCTCACGACGCCCTCCGCGCCGGCCGCGTCGACCTGGCCCGGCGGGCGCTCGGCCGAGCTCTGCACATCTCGCCGACGATCCTGGGAACGATTCTCGCTGATCCGAAACTGGCCGCTCAAATGGCATCGCTGGCCATCGCTCCCGGCCTGGCGGGCCGCTGGTTCGGCCGTCGCCCCCCTACCCCTCCCGTTTGA